From a region of the Streptomyces sp. NBC_01454 genome:
- a CDS encoding SH3 domain-containing protein, whose translation MSTTESLMARGKQLAAGAGALTAALAVGATLLAAPAQAAPGPLKPYGVVTAKKGLSQRQYPSTDSSVRGYLRHRAQVGLVCKVRTQNVRGNSVWYLTRGERPGWVAGKYVTNTGYVKYCKDVQHARVQPNNPAKHAVG comes from the coding sequence ATGTCGACGACCGAATCCCTCATGGCCCGAGGAAAACAGCTCGCGGCCGGCGCGGGCGCACTGACCGCGGCCCTCGCCGTCGGTGCGACGCTGCTCGCCGCCCCGGCCCAGGCGGCGCCCGGCCCCCTCAAGCCCTACGGCGTCGTCACCGCCAAGAAGGGCCTGAGCCAGCGTCAGTACCCCAGCACCGACTCCTCCGTACGGGGCTACCTCCGTCACCGCGCGCAGGTCGGCCTGGTCTGCAAGGTGCGCACCCAGAACGTCCGCGGCAACTCCGTCTGGTACCTGACGCGCGGTGAGCGCCCGGGCTGGGTCGCGGGGAAGTACGTGACCAACACGGGCTACGTCAAGTACTGCAAGGACGTGCAGCACGCCCGGGTGCAGCCGAACAACCCGGCGAAGCACGCCGTGGGCTGA
- a CDS encoding acyl-CoA dehydrogenase family protein, with product MHLEYTPEQQQLRTELRTYFARLVPDDAAARYAAPADQKRFYRETVRRLGTDGWLGVGWPQEFGGRGMSPMEQFIFFDEAAQAGVPLPLMALNTVGPTLMRYGTDEQKAFFLPRILSGEIDFAIGYSEPDAGTDLAALKTRAVREGDENSGHYVVNGQKIWTTNGDTADWVWLAVRTDPDAPPHKGITMLLVPTGNPGYSCTLINTLASHDTTASYYENITVPASRRVGEENKGWRIITNQLNHERVTLAAHGTMAIRALHDVQRWAAATKLTDGRRVIDLGWVRGRLARTHARLDAMKLLNWQMVDALQHGTLTPQDASAVKVYGSEARRDAYAWLMEAVGSAGPLKEGSAGAVLHGELERGYRSAVIFTFGGGNNEIQREIISWLGLGMPRVRR from the coding sequence GTGCACCTCGAATACACCCCCGAGCAGCAGCAGTTGCGCACCGAACTGCGCACATACTTCGCCCGGCTGGTGCCGGACGACGCCGCCGCACGGTATGCCGCACCCGCCGACCAGAAGCGCTTCTACCGTGAGACCGTGCGCCGCCTGGGTACCGACGGCTGGCTCGGCGTCGGCTGGCCCCAGGAGTTCGGCGGCCGCGGCATGTCCCCGATGGAGCAGTTCATCTTCTTCGACGAGGCCGCCCAGGCGGGGGTCCCGCTGCCGCTGATGGCGCTGAACACCGTCGGGCCCACCCTCATGCGGTACGGCACCGACGAGCAGAAGGCCTTCTTCCTCCCCCGGATCCTGTCCGGCGAGATCGACTTCGCCATCGGCTACAGCGAACCGGACGCCGGCACCGACCTGGCCGCCCTCAAGACCCGCGCCGTCCGCGAAGGCGATGAGAACAGCGGCCACTACGTGGTCAACGGGCAGAAGATCTGGACGACCAACGGCGACACCGCGGACTGGGTGTGGCTCGCGGTACGGACCGACCCCGACGCGCCGCCCCACAAGGGCATCACCATGCTGCTGGTCCCCACCGGCAACCCCGGCTACTCCTGCACGCTGATCAACACCCTCGCCTCGCACGACACCACCGCCAGCTACTACGAGAACATCACCGTCCCCGCCTCCCGCCGCGTCGGCGAGGAGAACAAGGGCTGGCGGATCATCACCAACCAGCTCAACCACGAGCGGGTCACCCTCGCCGCGCACGGCACCATGGCCATCCGCGCACTGCACGACGTCCAGCGCTGGGCCGCCGCCACCAAGCTCACCGACGGCCGCCGGGTCATCGACCTGGGCTGGGTGCGTGGCCGGCTGGCCCGCACCCACGCCAGACTGGATGCCATGAAGCTGCTGAACTGGCAGATGGTCGACGCACTCCAGCACGGCACCCTGACCCCCCAGGACGCCTCCGCGGTCAAGGTCTACGGCTCCGAGGCCCGGCGGGACGCCTACGCCTGGCTGATGGAGGCCGTCGGATCCGCGGGCCCGCTCAAGGAGGGCTCGGCCGGCGCGGTGCTCCACGGCGAACTGGAACGCGGCTACCGCTCCGCCGTGATCTTCACCTTCGGCGGCGGCAACAACGAGATCCAGCGCGAGATCATCTCCTGGCTCGGCCTGGGGATGCCGCGCGTGCGGCGCTGA
- a CDS encoding serine/threonine-protein kinase, protein MEESRLIQRRYRLLDTIGRGGMGEVWRARDESLGRQVAVKCLKPLGPEHEPSLLQVLRERFRREARVAGALQHRGITVVHDFGEDDGTLFIVMELLSGRNLSQLLEDNRRQPLPLPDFTEIAEQVTAALAYTHEQAVVHRDLKPANIVRTADGTVKICDFGIARLGHDIGFTARLTGTGIAMGSPHYMSPEQIGGHGVDHRSDLYSLGCVLYEIATGVPPFDLGDTWAVLVGHRDRAPEPPRTLRPDLPESYEQIMLELLAKDPDDRPRDAHELGKRLADARRPRLAPRAAADPDETTVAAHPLPSWTHGMTLGAAQHLARPARGPAPDRAATVLTDAWTGGSETRRDDASPAAGVTGPPLPDDRRAALAALAGRHTAALDLGRLGRWAESGDAHRALAAERARLLGPDHPDTLTSRLETGHALSRLRRHFEAHQLYTEVLGGRERALGPDHPDALDCRHHVALNLGRLGRLEDCHTMLGDVAGARARVLGARHPDTLVTRGELAFVLGKLGMWTAALQVYEEVAAARSAVLGPDHPDTLAARYEVGIGLGRLGRSADALALYRELAAARTRAQGADDPETLRARHGLGVNLGRERRWQEALVEAREVTAARARVLGEEHCDTLVSRRETAVALGWLGRWGEALDHYRRVADARERVLGAGHLDTLASLSDLAQCLEQLGRTDEAAAVHRRIAARRQERAVRRRQ, encoded by the coding sequence GTGGAAGAAAGCAGACTGATCCAGCGGCGGTACCGACTGCTCGACACCATCGGGCGCGGCGGCATGGGGGAGGTGTGGCGCGCCCGCGACGAGTCGCTGGGCCGGCAGGTCGCGGTCAAATGCCTCAAGCCTCTCGGCCCGGAGCACGAACCCTCGCTCCTGCAGGTCCTGCGCGAACGTTTCCGCCGCGAGGCCCGGGTCGCGGGTGCCCTCCAGCACCGCGGCATCACCGTCGTCCACGACTTCGGCGAGGACGACGGCACCCTCTTCATCGTCATGGAGCTGCTCAGCGGCCGTAACCTCAGCCAGCTGCTGGAGGACAACCGGCGCCAGCCGCTGCCCCTCCCGGACTTCACCGAGATCGCCGAACAGGTCACCGCCGCGCTGGCCTACACCCACGAACAGGCCGTCGTGCACCGCGACCTCAAGCCGGCGAACATCGTCCGGACCGCCGACGGCACGGTCAAGATCTGCGACTTCGGCATCGCCCGGCTCGGCCACGACATCGGGTTCACCGCCCGGCTGACCGGCACCGGCATCGCCATGGGCAGCCCGCACTACATGTCGCCCGAGCAGATCGGCGGCCACGGCGTCGACCACCGCAGCGATCTCTACTCCCTCGGCTGTGTGCTGTACGAGATTGCCACCGGTGTGCCGCCGTTCGACCTGGGTGACACCTGGGCGGTGCTCGTCGGGCATCGTGACAGGGCGCCCGAGCCGCCCCGTACGCTCCGGCCCGACCTGCCGGAGAGCTACGAGCAGATCATGCTCGAACTCCTCGCCAAGGACCCCGACGACCGGCCCCGGGACGCCCACGAGCTGGGCAAACGCCTTGCCGACGCCCGCCGGCCGCGGCTCGCGCCCCGCGCCGCGGCCGACCCGGACGAGACGACCGTCGCCGCCCACCCGCTGCCCTCCTGGACCCACGGCATGACCCTCGGCGCGGCGCAGCACCTCGCCCGGCCGGCGCGCGGCCCGGCACCGGACCGGGCCGCCACGGTGCTCACCGATGCCTGGACGGGCGGGAGCGAGACGCGGCGTGACGACGCGTCCCCGGCCGCCGGCGTCACCGGCCCGCCGCTGCCCGACGACCGCCGCGCCGCCCTCGCCGCGCTGGCCGGCCGGCACACCGCCGCACTGGACCTCGGCCGGCTGGGCCGGTGGGCGGAGTCCGGCGACGCACACCGCGCGCTCGCCGCGGAGCGGGCCCGCCTGCTGGGCCCCGACCACCCCGACACCCTCACCAGCCGGCTGGAGACCGGCCATGCGCTGAGCCGCCTGCGCCGGCACTTCGAGGCGCACCAGCTCTACACCGAAGTGCTGGGCGGCCGCGAACGCGCGCTGGGCCCCGACCACCCCGACGCGCTGGACTGCCGCCACCACGTCGCCCTCAACCTCGGCCGGCTGGGACGGCTGGAGGACTGCCACACCATGCTGGGGGACGTGGCCGGGGCCCGCGCCCGGGTCCTGGGCGCGCGCCACCCCGACACCCTCGTCACCCGCGGTGAACTCGCCTTCGTACTGGGCAAGCTGGGCATGTGGACGGCGGCGCTCCAGGTCTACGAGGAGGTCGCGGCGGCCCGCTCGGCGGTGCTCGGACCCGACCACCCCGACACCCTCGCCGCCCGCTACGAGGTCGGTATCGGCCTCGGCCGGCTCGGCCGCAGCGCGGACGCGCTGGCGCTCTACCGCGAGCTGGCCGCGGCCCGTACCCGCGCCCAGGGCGCCGACGACCCGGAGACCCTGCGCGCCCGGCACGGCCTGGGCGTCAACCTCGGCCGGGAGCGCCGCTGGCAGGAGGCGCTCGTGGAGGCGCGGGAGGTGACCGCGGCCCGCGCCCGGGTACTCGGTGAGGAGCACTGCGACACCCTGGTCAGCCGCCGGGAGACCGCTGTCGCCCTGGGCTGGCTCGGCCGCTGGGGCGAGGCACTGGACCACTACCGCCGGGTCGCCGACGCCCGCGAACGGGTGCTGGGCGCCGGCCATCTCGACACCCTGGCCAGCCTGAGCGACCTCGCCCAGTGTCTGGAACAGCTGGGCCGCACGGACGAGGCCGCCGCCGTCCACCGCCGGATCGCGGCACGGCGCCAGGAGCGCGCCGTACGCCGGCGGCAGTGA
- a CDS encoding glycoside hydrolase family 27 protein, with protein MSRSPVPRPGRAFAGLTAVAACSAGLLAAPAPASAAPDPARAPGAAQAAGTYPNLAPRPPMGWNNWSYYMCNINERTVLDNARALVRTGLAGKGYRTVTIDDCWMSRARGSQGELVADPVKFPHGMAYLGRQLHRMGLKFGIYEDVGTLTCEKFPGSLGHFQEDAAQFARWKVDYVKADGCNVPVAPGHTKEETYRDVYGQMSRALRDTGRPITFSVSAPAYFQFDGDSVWHQVIGWSAEVGNLWRGGRDVALQQSTPAAKWSSIVYNFRYNAKLSGLQKPGRWNDPDFLLAGDTGLTREEIQSQLSLWAMMAAPLISSTDVAGLSPQARTVLGNKKVIAVDQDALGVQGHLVQQDDGSAVLAKPLKNGDTAIALFNSGAAPRTLSVTAAAAGLPQADSYRLHELVTGRRTHSDGDIVARDVPPHSTVLYRVTPG; from the coding sequence GTGTCCCGTTCCCCGGTACCCCGCCCCGGCCGCGCCTTCGCCGGACTGACCGCCGTCGCCGCCTGCTCCGCCGGGCTGCTCGCGGCCCCCGCGCCGGCCTCGGCCGCCCCGGATCCGGCCCGCGCGCCCGGCGCCGCACAGGCCGCCGGGACGTACCCGAATCTGGCCCCCAGACCCCCGATGGGCTGGAACAACTGGTCTTACTACATGTGCAACATCAACGAGCGGACGGTCCTGGACAATGCCCGCGCGCTGGTCCGTACGGGGCTGGCGGGCAAGGGCTACCGCACCGTCACCATCGACGACTGCTGGATGAGCAGAGCGCGCGGCTCTCAGGGCGAGCTGGTGGCGGACCCCGTGAAGTTCCCGCACGGCATGGCGTATCTGGGGCGGCAGCTGCACCGGATGGGACTGAAGTTCGGGATTTACGAGGACGTCGGCACCCTCACGTGTGAGAAGTTTCCGGGCAGTCTCGGCCATTTCCAGGAGGACGCCGCGCAGTTCGCCCGGTGGAAGGTGGACTACGTCAAGGCGGACGGCTGCAATGTGCCGGTCGCGCCGGGACACACCAAGGAGGAGACCTACCGGGATGTGTACGGGCAGATGAGCCGGGCGCTCAGGGACACCGGCCGGCCGATCACCTTCTCGGTGTCGGCCCCGGCCTACTTCCAGTTCGACGGGGACAGCGTCTGGCACCAGGTCATCGGGTGGTCGGCGGAGGTCGGCAATCTGTGGCGCGGCGGGCGGGATGTGGCGCTCCAGCAGAGCACCCCGGCCGCCAAGTGGTCCTCCATCGTCTACAACTTCCGCTACAACGCGAAGCTGTCCGGCCTGCAGAAGCCGGGGCGCTGGAACGACCCGGACTTCCTGCTGGCCGGTGACACGGGCCTGACGCGGGAGGAGATCCAGAGCCAGCTGTCGCTGTGGGCGATGATGGCCGCGCCGCTGATCTCCAGCACGGACGTCGCCGGCCTGTCCCCGCAGGCGCGCACGGTGCTCGGGAACAAGAAGGTCATCGCCGTCGACCAGGACGCGCTCGGCGTCCAGGGGCATCTGGTGCAGCAGGACGACGGCTCGGCGGTGCTGGCCAAGCCGCTGAAGAACGGCGACACGGCGATCGCGCTGTTCAACTCGGGTGCGGCGCCGCGCACCCTGTCCGTCACGGCCGCCGCGGCCGGGCTGCCCCAGGCCGACTCCTACCGGCTGCACGAACTGGTCACCGGCCGCCGTACGCACAGCGACGGGGACATCGTGGCGCGGGACGTGCCGCCGCACAGCACGGTGCTCTACCGGGTCACCCCGGGCTGA
- a CDS encoding FecCD family ABC transporter permease, which yields MNDLLRTATPHGAPAAGTGSGRRHSAARGRTALTAVVGVVVLCALVTVSVANGDMPLPPADAVQGLFGLGDSATVLVVQEFRAPRMVAAIVAGAGLAVAGALLQRLFRNPLASPDVMGVTGGASFGAVAMLAAGASQALMPLAALGGGLLAAVLLGVFGWRSGVSVTRLVLVGLAVQAGLSAAVTFMVVRFPTELAGSALQWTTGSVYGRTWTEVTSAGGAVAVGLLAAFALHRRLAVLDLGDDSAGALGLHTHSARLQVLVIAIVLASLAAALTGPVAFVALAVPHMVRFLAGPPTAGTLALSGLAGAVLLLASDLVAQYLLPVSGLPVGVVTATLGAPWLLVLMIRQSSSVNRSVR from the coding sequence ATGAACGACCTCCTCCGCACCGCCACGCCGCACGGGGCCCCGGCGGCCGGCACCGGCAGCGGCCGCCGCCACAGTGCCGCACGCGGGCGCACCGCGCTGACCGCCGTCGTCGGCGTCGTGGTGCTCTGTGCCCTGGTGACGGTGTCCGTGGCCAACGGCGACATGCCGCTGCCGCCCGCCGACGCGGTGCAGGGCCTGTTCGGGCTCGGTGATTCCGCGACGGTGCTGGTGGTCCAGGAGTTCCGGGCCCCGCGCATGGTCGCGGCGATCGTCGCGGGGGCGGGGCTGGCGGTGGCCGGCGCCCTGCTCCAGCGGCTGTTCCGCAATCCGCTCGCCTCGCCCGACGTCATGGGGGTGACCGGCGGCGCCTCGTTCGGCGCGGTGGCGATGCTGGCCGCCGGGGCCTCGCAGGCCCTGATGCCGCTGGCCGCCCTCGGCGGCGGACTGCTCGCCGCGGTGCTGCTGGGGGTGTTCGGCTGGCGCTCCGGCGTCAGCGTGACCCGCCTGGTGCTGGTCGGTCTCGCCGTCCAGGCGGGCCTGTCCGCGGCGGTGACCTTCATGGTCGTCCGCTTCCCCACCGAGCTGGCCGGGTCGGCCCTGCAGTGGACGACGGGCTCGGTGTACGGGCGGACCTGGACCGAAGTGACGTCCGCGGGCGGTGCGGTGGCCGTGGGCCTGCTGGCCGCCTTCGCGCTGCACCGCCGGCTCGCCGTCCTCGACCTGGGCGACGACTCGGCCGGCGCGCTCGGCCTCCACACCCACTCCGCCCGGCTGCAGGTCCTGGTCATCGCGATCGTGCTGGCCTCGCTGGCTGCCGCGCTCACCGGCCCGGTCGCCTTCGTCGCCCTGGCCGTCCCGCACATGGTGCGATTCCTCGCCGGGCCGCCGACCGCCGGGACGCTGGCGCTGTCCGGCCTCGCCGGCGCCGTGCTGCTGCTCGCCTCCGACCTCGTGGCGCAATATCTGCTGCCGGTCAGCGGGCTGCCGGTCGGAGTGGTCACCGCCACTCTGGGCGCGCCATGGCTGCTGGTGCTGATGATCCGTCAGAGCAGTTCCGTGAACAGGAGTGTCCGATGA
- a CDS encoding FecCD family ABC transporter permease: protein MPDARPAANVLRRVPLLVVGLGALALCAALSLALGTRSVPLSTVWDALTGAAHGQDAIVVTGLRLPRTLVGLAVGAALGVAGAVVQGITRNPLASPTTLGINAGAGFAVVTAIYALHLTRPVQYIWFAFAGAAAAALFAQALARRAGDLDPVRLALGGTVLQLVLVSWTSTVMLTSKRSLDEARFWLAGSLSERPLSVLYPVLPTLVIGLVVALAIAPALNALALGDDSAQALGVPVSKIRSAGGLAVVLLAASAVAVAGPLAFIGLAAPHLVRQLLRTSDHRIVVPGCLLAGPLLLLTADILGRLVIRPSELQVGIISAFLGAPLLALLARKVAR, encoded by the coding sequence GTGCCCGATGCGCGTCCCGCCGCGAACGTCCTTCGGCGCGTGCCGCTGCTCGTGGTCGGGCTCGGCGCGCTGGCACTCTGTGCCGCCCTCAGTCTGGCCCTCGGGACCCGGTCCGTACCGCTGTCCACCGTCTGGGACGCGCTGACCGGCGCCGCCCACGGACAGGACGCCATTGTGGTGACGGGACTTCGGCTGCCGCGCACGCTCGTCGGGCTCGCGGTCGGCGCGGCGCTCGGTGTCGCCGGGGCGGTCGTCCAGGGCATCACCCGCAATCCGCTCGCCTCCCCGACCACGCTCGGCATCAACGCGGGCGCGGGCTTCGCGGTGGTCACCGCCATCTACGCCCTGCATCTGACCCGGCCCGTCCAGTACATCTGGTTCGCGTTCGCGGGCGCCGCGGCCGCCGCGCTCTTCGCCCAGGCGCTGGCCCGGCGCGCCGGTGACCTGGATCCGGTGCGCCTGGCACTGGGCGGCACCGTGCTGCAACTCGTCCTGGTGTCCTGGACGTCGACGGTCATGCTGACCAGCAAGCGGTCGCTGGACGAGGCGCGGTTCTGGCTGGCCGGTTCGCTGTCCGAGCGTCCGCTGTCGGTGCTCTACCCGGTGCTGCCGACGCTGGTGATCGGGCTGGTCGTCGCGCTGGCCATCGCCCCGGCCCTCAACGCGCTGGCGCTGGGCGACGATTCGGCGCAGGCGCTGGGCGTGCCGGTGTCGAAGATCCGCAGCGCCGGCGGGCTGGCCGTCGTGCTGCTCGCCGCGTCCGCGGTGGCCGTGGCCGGGCCGCTGGCCTTCATCGGGCTGGCCGCACCGCACCTGGTCCGCCAGCTGCTGCGCACCTCCGACCACCGGATCGTGGTCCCCGGCTGTCTGCTCGCCGGCCCGCTGCTGCTGCTCACCGCCGACATCCTCGGACGGCTCGTCATCCGCCCGTCCGAATTGCAGGTCGGCATCATCAGCGCGTTCCTCGGCGCGCCGCTGCTGGCACTGCTGGCCCGGAAGGTGGCCCGATGA
- a CDS encoding VOC family protein translates to MKITEPTPGAPCMVELGTSDVEAAKVYYRQVFGWRAETDPREEAGGYTMLYLGDAPVAGLSPLYAPGQPTAWTVSFATRDADAQAAAVTEAGGRQLMGPMDVFDLGRFAVLSDPEGAVFSIWQARSFTGAGVFNAPGSLGWVELATRDAEAAKAFYTRVFGWTVGTHADYPQWGIDGADFGGLSALDEFYPDDVRAHWLPYFAVADVDGTAARAAESGGMLLVPPTDVPAGPRVAVIRDPQGGSFGIHRAGAEG, encoded by the coding sequence GTGAAGATCACTGAGCCCACCCCCGGTGCGCCCTGCATGGTGGAGCTGGGCACCTCGGACGTGGAGGCCGCCAAGGTGTACTACCGCCAGGTCTTCGGCTGGCGCGCCGAGACCGACCCGCGCGAGGAGGCGGGCGGCTACACCATGCTGTACCTGGGCGACGCCCCGGTCGCCGGGCTCTCCCCGCTCTACGCCCCCGGGCAGCCCACCGCCTGGACCGTGTCCTTCGCGACGCGGGACGCCGACGCGCAGGCCGCCGCGGTCACCGAGGCGGGCGGGCGGCAGCTGATGGGGCCGATGGACGTCTTCGACCTGGGCCGCTTCGCCGTGCTGAGCGACCCGGAGGGTGCGGTGTTCTCGATCTGGCAGGCCCGTTCCTTCACGGGTGCCGGCGTGTTCAACGCGCCCGGCTCGCTCGGCTGGGTCGAGCTCGCCACCCGGGACGCCGAGGCCGCCAAGGCCTTCTACACCCGCGTCTTCGGCTGGACCGTCGGCACCCACGCGGACTACCCGCAGTGGGGCATCGACGGCGCCGACTTCGGCGGGCTGAGCGCGCTGGACGAGTTCTACCCGGACGACGTCAGGGCGCACTGGCTGCCGTACTTCGCCGTCGCCGACGTGGACGGAACGGCGGCCCGGGCCGCGGAGTCGGGGGGCATGCTGCTGGTGCCCCCGACGGATGTCCCGGCGGGCCCCAGGGTCGCGGTGATCCGGGATCCGCAGGGCGGCTCCTTCGGGATCCACCGTGCCGGTGCCGAGGGCTGA
- a CDS encoding FAD-dependent oxidoreductase yields MNPATPRIAIIGAGPGGLLCARVLRRNGLPVTVFEQEASAEAPDRHGVPELWLTSGQEALRTAGLRAEFAGLTRPAGQELRLLDHTATVRFRHTPAPGAAGPEIGRGALRRLLLDSLPPATVRWGSYLRTLHPLGGGRHTAEFDDGHTEDFGVVIGADGAWSRVRPVLSDATPHYCGVTFVEARFEDADTRHPDLARLVGDGIMLALSAGKGLLARRHGHGRLRVQAAFRGSQDWAPAAGVAMTDTAAVRAVLLDAFAGWDDRLLALLRDNDGGFRNRPLFALPSPHTWTPTPGLTLLGDAAHLMAPFAAEGAGLALLDGAELALALAGDRDPDAALHTYETAMRPRAARAAEAAATALAEAFAPDAPHGTLRRLRAEAP; encoded by the coding sequence ATGAACCCCGCCACGCCCCGTATCGCGATCATCGGCGCCGGCCCGGGCGGCCTCCTCTGCGCCCGCGTCCTGCGGCGCAACGGGCTGCCGGTCACCGTCTTCGAGCAGGAGGCCTCCGCCGAGGCGCCCGACCGGCACGGAGTGCCGGAGCTGTGGCTGACGTCCGGTCAGGAGGCGCTGCGCACGGCCGGTCTGCGGGCGGAGTTCGCCGGGCTCACCCGCCCGGCGGGCCAGGAGCTGCGGCTGCTCGACCACACCGCGACCGTCCGCTTCCGGCACACCCCGGCCCCCGGCGCGGCGGGGCCCGAGATCGGCCGGGGCGCGCTGCGCCGGCTGCTGCTGGACTCCCTCCCGCCCGCGACCGTGCGCTGGGGCAGCTATCTGCGCACCCTGCACCCGCTCGGCGGCGGCCGCCACACCGCCGAGTTCGACGACGGTCACACCGAGGACTTCGGTGTGGTCATCGGCGCCGACGGTGCCTGGTCCCGGGTGCGCCCGGTCCTCTCCGACGCCACCCCCCACTACTGCGGCGTCACCTTCGTCGAGGCCCGGTTCGAGGACGCCGACACCCGTCATCCGGACCTCGCCCGCCTGGTCGGTGACGGCATCATGCTGGCGCTCTCCGCGGGCAAGGGCCTGCTCGCCCGGCGCCACGGCCACGGCCGGCTCCGCGTCCAGGCCGCCTTCCGCGGCTCCCAGGACTGGGCGCCGGCGGCCGGGGTGGCGATGACGGACACCGCGGCGGTCCGCGCCGTGCTGCTCGACGCCTTCGCCGGCTGGGACGACCGGCTGCTGGCGCTGCTCAGGGACAACGACGGCGGATTCCGCAACCGTCCGCTGTTCGCCCTGCCGAGCCCGCACACCTGGACCCCCACCCCGGGGCTGACCCTGCTGGGCGACGCCGCGCACCTGATGGCCCCCTTCGCCGCCGAAGGCGCCGGCCTCGCGCTGCTGGACGGCGCCGAACTCGCCCTCGCCCTCGCCGGGGACCGCGACCCCGACGCCGCGCTCCATACCTACGAGACGGCCATGCGGCCCCGGGCGGCGCGGGCCGCCGAGGCCGCCGCCACCGCCCTCGCCGAGGCCTTCGCCCCCGACGCCCCGCACGGCACCCTGCGCCGGCTACGGGCCGAGGCCCCCTGA
- a CDS encoding oxygenase MpaB family protein, with translation MSTGDPGLFGPRSVTWQLHGDPMMWIAGVRALYLQALHPRAVRGVLQNSDFRRDAWGRLLRTADFVGTVTYGTTGAAERAGARVRRIHRRLSAADPATGARYGVDAPDLLLWVHCAEVDSYLHVLRRSGCPVGDEGADAYLAEQRESARLVGLDPAAVPGDRAALAAYFARVRPELALTPEAREVDAFLRRPPTPAVLVPARALLWQRVAGLAYGALPAYAHDLYGRPAPPPAAVTRRLRATGRLLRTLPATLRWQLPPRHILRAVERLGPDTRPAPYKLRRSPAILEGKRGTQGELRD, from the coding sequence GTGTCCACGGGCGACCCGGGGCTGTTCGGGCCCCGTTCGGTGACCTGGCAGCTGCACGGCGATCCGATGATGTGGATCGCCGGGGTGCGCGCGCTGTACCTCCAGGCGCTGCACCCCCGCGCGGTGCGCGGCGTGCTGCAGAACTCGGACTTCCGGCGGGACGCCTGGGGCCGGCTGCTGCGGACCGCCGATTTCGTCGGCACCGTCACCTACGGCACCACCGGGGCCGCCGAACGGGCCGGCGCCCGGGTCCGCCGCATCCACCGCCGGCTGTCCGCCGCCGACCCCGCCACCGGCGCACGCTACGGCGTCGACGCGCCGGACCTGCTGCTGTGGGTGCACTGCGCGGAGGTCGACTCCTATCTGCACGTCCTGCGCCGCTCCGGGTGCCCGGTCGGCGACGAGGGGGCCGACGCCTACCTCGCCGAGCAGCGCGAGAGCGCCCGGCTCGTCGGCCTCGACCCGGCCGCCGTCCCCGGCGACCGGGCCGCGCTGGCCGCCTACTTCGCCCGCGTACGGCCCGAGTTGGCGCTCACCCCCGAGGCCCGCGAGGTCGACGCCTTTCTGCGCCGGCCGCCGACCCCGGCGGTGCTCGTGCCGGCCCGCGCACTGCTGTGGCAGCGGGTGGCCGGCCTGGCCTACGGCGCACTTCCGGCGTACGCCCACGACCTCTACGGGCGCCCCGCACCCCCGCCCGCCGCCGTCACCCGCCGGCTGCGCGCCACCGGCCGCCTGCTGCGCACCCTTCCCGCCACGCTCCGCTGGCAGCTCCCGCCCCGGCACATCCTGCGCGCCGTCGAGCGACTCGGTCCCGACACCCGCCCAGCGCCCTACAAGCTCCGCCGTTCCCCCGCCATACTGGAGGGGAAGCGGGGCACGCAGGGGGAGCTGCGCGACTGA